A stretch of the Ostrea edulis chromosome 9, xbOstEdul1.1, whole genome shotgun sequence genome encodes the following:
- the LOC125657552 gene encoding chitin synthase-like isoform X1, with translation MDVYSQLGRNIVHLEMAGNSDSCYSSPAGSLSSIPGIAPRKPLGYSTSQQFFKTYATDMANSAVEMTGIDVELAAGNGEMKRNGRHDDNNALWDIFRKDRLPADSKCCEGFADTFFRVFKFLFYVFLFLVLIGGVIVTRGGLQILASLLGDHDRKFANRTVAQDFISYLFFFVIAVPDTLKFLQSIGQFLFGNRRSPSCLRFIMVNIREGLHLFGLGCMLFKVMPHLDPLQTCVVTLGVPLLPSLVNFIAYFRRKACQFRKGIKKFLNIVCLTFLLAALIIVPYTIVQSNTPKTGKRMPGDGELIAWILISVFTLSARWIETYSFLCRRFIEDKKDKRIKDKGYVISQMASSFFRIILLIALFPTLFCPNIRGIKDTYDKFLSQTNGMCLQSLNNSTILNSSTTNSTVVCSDDEVSYWLVIGPYLAHTIGAYLTTHFGVLACRLRMQIMGFAIPLTLATPLYVIILIVFHETGVSFASDLLVLKTDEMWLLFVVFFVGWVGQSWLCRHVWFRHREDRMEFASKLFVLPHFCSALVDLSLLHSRKKRNTSETEGKVEKSNVHSKVYICATMWHENRIEMKQILISIFRLDHHQFQYEYSKTELKNDDQDYYTFEAHIPFDDAMETNKSTNERGPNDFVRQLMEIVDEAASAFYERKVVLDPPKKYLTPYGGRLEWKLPGDNKLIVHLKDKEKIRHKKRWSQIMYMYYFVGYELLMKEKNPTTIANPNFDDVPSIFQLLSESVKQTANNTYILALDGDVDFQPEALQLLIDRMKINPKVGATCGRIKPGGSGPVVWYQRFEYAIGHWLQKSAEHMFGCVLCSPGCFSLFRVKALMDDNVMRTYATLPTEARHFLQYDQGEDRWLCTLMLQQGYKIEYCAAAEAITFAPEEFKEFFNQRRRWMPSTMANIMDLLQSYARTTKVNPNISYFYIFYQIILFVSSVLGPSTVLLALESAVASVFGVTAWLAYLLTYGPTIIFIFICLKCKTNTQLNCAMVLSAVYSLLMMAVFVGTLVSIASEGWYTPTGIFFYILVGSFLIAGLLHPHELGDLIWGVLYFICIPAGYLFLIIYAICNLNNVSWGTRENKTAVLENAGQDRKKNKKKETEDEIDFVTTEMISGMIKQVKDTNVSGGSCSEAFFSMFRWMNNLIILKSLESVQNIFEKSKDETDPAPDQVVGKKSLLKSRRHRMPKVDPNKLDEASWTMENVLQSTPSTLDQTEETFWKGLIHQYLYPLEADKKKEEKDKEMLAELRNKVAFGFFFLNALWLAIMTAMNEAKYIINITITQTSGPPVIIEPLGFVFLIVFTILLLLQFFGMLMHRYETFLHILSITELFKRKTYDIKDTIRELTRSPETDDTTSGNESAEEDEDDPIYCNEDMIREAANKIKHDMDRSHAGNKYAKRKSQGLNLRRTVRKNIHTLQKNGGGYKNWGHTIQE, from the exons CAGACATGACGACAACAATGCACTCTGGGACATATTTCGGAAAGACCGACTTCCTGCGGATTCCAAATGCTGTGAGGGGTTCGCAGACACGTTCTTCAGGGTGTTCAAGTTCCTGTTCTACGTTTTCCTGTTTCTGGTGCTGATAGGGGGCGTTATTGTTACTAGAGGCGGACTACAAATTCTGGCGTCGCTGCTCGGAGATCATGATAGAAAATTTGCAAat AGGACAGTGGCGCAGGATTTCATTTCATACTTGTTCTTCTTCGTGATTGCAGTGCCCGATACTCTAAAGTTTCTGCAGAGTATCGGCCAGTTCTTATTTGGAAATCGGAGGAGTCCCTCATGTTTGCGTTTTATAATG GTCAACATACGAGAGGGACTTCATCTTTTCGGACTTGGATGCATGCTGTTCAAAGTGATGCCTCACCTTGATCCGCTCCAGACATGTGTAGTGACATTGGGGGTCCCTCTGCTTCCATCCCTTGTCAATTTCATAGCTTACTTCCGTCGAAAAGCATGCCAGTTTCGAAAAGGAATAAAAAAGTTTCTTAATATTGTATGCCTCACTTTTCTATTGGCCGCTCTAATTATTGTACCTTACACCATTGTTCAGTCAAACACTCCCAAGACTGGAAAGAGGATGCCGGGTGATGGAGAGCTCATTGCCTGGATTTTAATATCCGTCTTCACTTTGTCTGCAAGATGGATAGAGACCTATTCCTTTCTGTGTAGGAGGTTCATAGAAGATAAAAAAGACAAGAGAATAAAGGACAAAGGATACGTCATTTCACAGATGGCTTCCAGTTTCTTTAGAATAATTCTCTTAATTGCTTTGTTTCCTACATTGTTTTGTCCCAATATTCGAGGAATCAAGGATACCTATGATAAATTCTTATCACAAACCAACGGAATGTGTCTCCAATCTCTGAACAATTCTACAATTTTAAATAGCTCAACAACAAATAGTACTGTTGTATGCTCTGATGACGAAGTGTCATATTGGCTTGTGATTGgtccatatttggcacacaccATAGGTGCTTATCTGACTACCCATTTTGGTGTTTTAGCCTGTAGACTAAGAATGCAAATAATGGGCTTTGCAATACCACTGACCCTTGCAACTCCCTTATATGTCATCATATTGATCGTGTTTCACGAAACAGGTGTTAGCTTCGCCAGTGACCTTCTAGTACTCAAGACAGATGAAATGTGGTTACTATTCGTGGTGTTTTTCGTTGGATGGGTGGGGCAATCCTGGCTCTGCCGTCATGTGTGGTTCAGGCATCGAGAAGACCGAATGGAGTTCGCCAGCAAGTTGTTTGTGTTGCCCCACTTCTGTAGTGCGTTAGTGGATCTGTCTCTGTTGCACAGCCGGAAGAAGAGAAACACCTCAGAGACAGAGGGAAAGGTAGAGAAATCTAACGTGCATTCCAAAGTCTACATCTGTGCTACCATGTGGCATGAAAACAGGATCGAGATGAAGCAGATTCTGATATCAATATTCAG ACTTGATCACCACCAATTCCAATACGAATACAGCAAAACGGAGCTCAAGAACGACGACCAGGATTACTACACATTTGAAG cTCACATTCCTTTTGATGATGCTATGGAAACGAATAAGTCAACAAATGAAAGAGGTCCAAATGATTTTGTGAGACAGTTAATGGAAATTGTGGATGAAGCAGCGAG TGCTTTTTATGAGAGGAAAGTTGTGCTGGATCCGCCTAAGAAATATCTCACACCTTACGGTGGCCGCCTGGAATGGAAACTTCCGGGAGATAATAAACTGATAGTTCACCTGAAAGACAAGGAAAAAATACGTCACAAGAAGCGATGGTCACAG ataatgtacatgtattactttgTTGGATATGAACTGCTAATGAAAGAGAAAAATCCAACGACCATAGCAAATCCGAACTTTGATGACGTGCCTTCAATATTTCAGTTATTGAGTGAGAGTGTAAAACAAACG GCTAATAATACCTACATCCTGGCACTTGATGGTGACGTGGACTTCCAACCGGAAGCTCTTCAGCTCTTGATAGATCGCATGAAGATCAACCCAAAAGTTGGCGCAACGTGTGGTCGCATCAAACCAGGGGGATCAG GCCCAGTGGTGTGGTATCAGAGGTTTGAGTATGCCATCGGCCACTGGCTCCAGAAGTCTGCCGAACACATGTTTGGGTGTGTTTTATGTAGTCCGGGATGTTTCAGTTTGTTCCGGGTGAAAGCCCTAATGGACGACAATGTAATGAGAACATACGCTACACTTCCGACAGAGGCGCGTCACTTCCTGCAGTATGACCAAG GGGAAGATCGATGGCTTTGCACCCTCATGCTACAACAAGGATATAAAATTGAATACTGTGCTGCAGCAGAAGCCATAACCTTTGCTCCGGAggaatttaaagaatttttcaaCCAAAGAAGAAGATGGATGCCATCTACGATGGCAAACATCATGGACTTGTTACAGAGTTATGCCCGGACGACCAAAGTGAACCCAAACATTTCgtacttttacattttttaccaAATAATCCTGTTTGTTTCCTCCGTTCTTGGTCCGTCAACAGTCTTGCTTGCGTTGGAATCTGCAGTAGCTTCAGTATTCGGTGTAACTGCTTGGCTAGCCTATCTTTTAACATACGGCCcgacaataattttcattttcatttgtttgaaatgtaaaacaaatacacaGCTAAACTGCGCCATGGTTCTGAGCGCCGTTTACTCCCTTCTGATGATGGCGGTGTTTGTGGGTACACTGGTGTCGATTGCCAGCGAGGGTTGGTACACCCCTACAGGAATATTCTTCTACATTCTCGTTGGCTCGTTCTTAATCGCAGGCCTGCTTCATCCACACGAGCTCGGCGATCTTATCTGGGGTGTTCTTTACTTCATCTGCATTCCAGCTGGATATTTATTTCTGATAATCTATGCTATTTGCAACTTGAACAATGTTTCTTGGGGTACAAGAGAAAATAAAACCGCGGTCTTAGAAAATGCTGGTCAAGACCGAaagaagaataagaagaaaGAGACGGAAGATGAAATCGATTTTGTTACCACAGAAATGATTAGTGGTATGATAAAACAAGTGAAGGATACGAACGTGTCTGGGGGTTCATGCTCTGAGGCTTTTTTCTCCATGTTTCGTTGGATGAACAATCTTATAATTCTAAAATCTTTGGAGTCCGTTCAAAACATATTCGAGAAGAGCAAGGATGAAACAGATCCAGCTCCTGATCAGGTTGTCGGGAAGAAGTCACTGCTGAAAAGCAGACGTCACAGAATGCCAAAGGTAGATCCAAATAAATTAGATGAGGCTTCGTGGACGATGGAAAATGTTCTGCAATCTACGCCTTCCACGTTAGACCAGACTGAGGAAACATTCTGGAAAGGTTTAATACATCAGTACCTGTATCCCCTAGAAGCAgacaagaaaaaagaagagaaagacAAAGAAATGCTTGCCGAATTAAGAAACAAAGTAGCCTTTGGATTTTTCTTCCTCAATGCGCTTTGGCTTGCGATCATGACAGCAATGAATGAAGCGAAATACATCATCAATATCACAATAACTCAGACTTCCGGTCCCCCAGTCATCATCGAGCCGCTTGGTTTTGTTTTCCTAATTGTGTTTACTATACTTTTGTTATTGCAGTTCTTCGGAATGTTAATGCATAGATACGAAACATTTCTTCACATTTTATCGATAACCGAACTATTCAAACGTAAAACATATGACATAAAGGACACGATTAGGGAATTGACAAGGTCTCCCGAGACAGATGACACAACGAGCGGTAATGAAAGTGCAGAGGAGGATGAAGACGATCCCATATACTGCAATGAAGACATGATTAGGGAGGCTGCTAATAAAATCAAACATGACATGGATAGAAGCCATGCTGGAAACAAATACGCCAAACGAAAGAGTCAGGGACTGAATTTACGAAGAACTGTTCGCAAAAACATTCACACACTGCAGAAAAATGGTGGGGGTTACAAAAATTGGGGTCACACCATACAAGAATAG